Proteins encoded by one window of Lathyrus oleraceus cultivar Zhongwan6 chromosome 1, CAAS_Psat_ZW6_1.0, whole genome shotgun sequence:
- the LOC127121652 gene encoding uncharacterized protein LOC127121652 isoform X2, with amino-acid sequence MASESAELSVSPDVTTSPVVEKRRYSMRKAGSGKSNEKVVPRYLRASTGSCHDICKYGGNHSFDPKERRSIPNRATRKKLYQSSQASIGAIVAKPRLSVDSKLTKMSTVVLKESAESKPTKMSTVVPKEAVDSEARTLYALDAKNRKKTSSVEVKPSLVSKSHISPSTSQEISSSTDKEMQSQSKSASSKVETMSKSTPKTVKTPSKSTPVKVETHSKSTLNTKPTSEVKTSSKSTADSVEDVPKSILKKVEKPSKSTSKVKTSSKSTSKTEGTSTQLPSSNGSKMKLLAKPSTSLSSIRVARNKVSSSMNSLEGSGDKRTKEIKMEKKVASFKASPRKVIVPIKALSSPRTSCKRITTSRKNLKIVSPLKNQKAAKKLELEEHENLRNQKTLEKVELEESKIDEVKEKTLYVIEMETENKTLQSNQNASYDDESYLPQLSTPESSSTSVTQSLSEENHEESEYTTSEYELDSLSGNSEIQCIVNNETSMAEKIGKPRKVKEIEDKDCEMTKLKFRRGKVVDNQSEKNTPRKLKFRRAKTLAEKANVKEKVVLRHQDFGDKKDAQGLFNNVIEETASKLVEARKSKVKALVGAFETVISLQEK; translated from the coding sequence ATGGCCAGTGAAAGTGCTGAATTATCGGTTTCCCCGGACGTGACTACGTCGCCGGTGGTTGAAAAAAGAAGGTACTCTATGCGAAAGGCTGGCTCCGGAAAAAGCAATGAAAAAGTTGTTCCCCGTTATCTCAGAGCTTCCACCGGTTCGTGTCATGATATTTGTAAATATGGGGGGAACCATTCGTTTGATCCGAAGGAAAGACGTTCGATACCTAACAGAGCCACAAGAAAAAAACTTTACCAGAGTTCACAAGCGAGCATTGGTGCTATAGTTGCTAAGCCCAGGCTATCGGTTGATTCCAAGCTAACAAAGATGTCAACAGTTGTACTCAAAGAATCGGCTGAATCTAAGCCAACAAAGATGTCAACGGTCGTACCTAAAGAAGCGGTCGATTCCGAGGCTCGAACTTTGTATGCTTTAGATGCCAAAAACCGGAAGAAAACATCATCTGTTGAGGTCAAACCGTCACTCGTATCGAAGTCACATATTTCTCCATCAACAAGTCAAGAAATTTCATCATCAACTGATAAGGAGATGCAATCGCAATCAAAATCAGCGTCTAGTAAGGTTGAAACAATGTCAAAATCAACCCCGAAGACGGTGAAAACTCCTTCAAAATCAACTCCTGTTAAGGTGGAAACACATTCAAAATCAACTCTCAACACAAAACCAACTTCTGAAGTCAAAACGTCATCAAAATCAACCGCTGATTCAGTGGAAGATGTGCCAAAATCAATTCTCAAAAAAGTTGAAAAGCCTTCAAAATCAACCTCCAAAGTCAAAACTTCATCAAAATCTACTTCCAAAACGGAAGGAACTTCAACACAGTTACCTTCTTCCAATGGTTCAAAAATGAAGTTGTTGGCAAAGCCTTCGACATCTTTGAGTTCAATTCGTGTCGCAAGGAACAAAGTATCATCCTCTATGAATTCCTTAGAAGGCTCTGGCGACAAAAGAACTAAAGAAATCAAGATGGAAAAGAAAGTAGCTTCCTTCAAAGCATCTCCAAGAAAAGTGATAGTGCCGATAAAAGCTTTGTCATCTCCTAGAACCTCTTGTAAAAGGATTACTACAAGTCGTAAGAACCTGAAAATTGTGTCTCCTCTAAAGAATCAGAAGGCTGCGAAAAAACTCGAACTTGAGGAGCACGAGAATCTAAGAAATCAGAAGACTTTGGAAAAGGTCGAACTCGAGGAAAGCAAAATCGATGAGGTAAAGGAAAAGACTCTGTACGTCATCGAGATGGAAACTGAAAACAAAACTTTGCAATCTAATCAAAATGCAAGCTACGATGATGAATCATACCTCCCTCAGTTGTCAACGCCCGAGTCTTCATCAACCTCAGTTACTCAATCCTTATCCGAAGAAAACCATGAGGAATCTGAATACACAACTAGTGAATACGAGCTGGACTCTCTATCGGGAAACTCTGAAATTCAATGCATTGTAAACAACGAGACTTCAATGGCCGAGAAGATAGGCAAGCCGAGAAAGGTTAAGGAAATAGAAGACAAGGATTGCGAAATGACGAAATTAAAGTTCAGAAGAGGGAAAGTGGTCGATAATCAAAGCGAGAAAAATACTCCGAGAAAGCTTAAATTCCGGAGAGCGAAAACATTGGCAGAGAAAGCAAATGTTAAAGAGAAAGTTGTTCTGAGACACCAAGATTTTGGGGACAAGAAAGATGCACAAGGATTGTTTAACAATGTGATTGAGGAAACTGCAAGCAAACTTGTGGAAGCTAGGAAGAGTAAGGTTAAAGCATTGGTTGGTGCATTTGAAACTGTTATTTCTCTTCAAGAGAAATAA
- the LOC127121652 gene encoding uncharacterized protein LOC127121652 isoform X1: protein MNFVIMINFFHLMASESAELSVSPDVTTSPVVEKRRYSMRKAGSGKSNEKVVPRYLRASTGSCHDICKYGGNHSFDPKERRSIPNRATRKKLYQSSQASIGAIVAKPRLSVDSKLTKMSTVVLKESAESKPTKMSTVVPKEAVDSEARTLYALDAKNRKKTSSVEVKPSLVSKSHISPSTSQEISSSTDKEMQSQSKSASSKVETMSKSTPKTVKTPSKSTPVKVETHSKSTLNTKPTSEVKTSSKSTADSVEDVPKSILKKVEKPSKSTSKVKTSSKSTSKTEGTSTQLPSSNGSKMKLLAKPSTSLSSIRVARNKVSSSMNSLEGSGDKRTKEIKMEKKVASFKASPRKVIVPIKALSSPRTSCKRITTSRKNLKIVSPLKNQKAAKKLELEEHENLRNQKTLEKVELEESKIDEVKEKTLYVIEMETENKTLQSNQNASYDDESYLPQLSTPESSSTSVTQSLSEENHEESEYTTSEYELDSLSGNSEIQCIVNNETSMAEKIGKPRKVKEIEDKDCEMTKLKFRRGKVVDNQSEKNTPRKLKFRRAKTLAEKANVKEKVVLRHQDFGDKKDAQGLFNNVIEETASKLVEARKSKVKALVGAFETVISLQEK from the exons ATGAATTTTGTGATAATGATCAAT TTTTTTCATCTGATGGCCAGTGAAAGTGCTGAATTATCGGTTTCCCCGGACGTGACTACGTCGCCGGTGGTTGAAAAAAGAAGGTACTCTATGCGAAAGGCTGGCTCCGGAAAAAGCAATGAAAAAGTTGTTCCCCGTTATCTCAGAGCTTCCACCGGTTCGTGTCATGATATTTGTAAATATGGGGGGAACCATTCGTTTGATCCGAAGGAAAGACGTTCGATACCTAACAGAGCCACAAGAAAAAAACTTTACCAGAGTTCACAAGCGAGCATTGGTGCTATAGTTGCTAAGCCCAGGCTATCGGTTGATTCCAAGCTAACAAAGATGTCAACAGTTGTACTCAAAGAATCGGCTGAATCTAAGCCAACAAAGATGTCAACGGTCGTACCTAAAGAAGCGGTCGATTCCGAGGCTCGAACTTTGTATGCTTTAGATGCCAAAAACCGGAAGAAAACATCATCTGTTGAGGTCAAACCGTCACTCGTATCGAAGTCACATATTTCTCCATCAACAAGTCAAGAAATTTCATCATCAACTGATAAGGAGATGCAATCGCAATCAAAATCAGCGTCTAGTAAGGTTGAAACAATGTCAAAATCAACCCCGAAGACGGTGAAAACTCCTTCAAAATCAACTCCTGTTAAGGTGGAAACACATTCAAAATCAACTCTCAACACAAAACCAACTTCTGAAGTCAAAACGTCATCAAAATCAACCGCTGATTCAGTGGAAGATGTGCCAAAATCAATTCTCAAAAAAGTTGAAAAGCCTTCAAAATCAACCTCCAAAGTCAAAACTTCATCAAAATCTACTTCCAAAACGGAAGGAACTTCAACACAGTTACCTTCTTCCAATGGTTCAAAAATGAAGTTGTTGGCAAAGCCTTCGACATCTTTGAGTTCAATTCGTGTCGCAAGGAACAAAGTATCATCCTCTATGAATTCCTTAGAAGGCTCTGGCGACAAAAGAACTAAAGAAATCAAGATGGAAAAGAAAGTAGCTTCCTTCAAAGCATCTCCAAGAAAAGTGATAGTGCCGATAAAAGCTTTGTCATCTCCTAGAACCTCTTGTAAAAGGATTACTACAAGTCGTAAGAACCTGAAAATTGTGTCTCCTCTAAAGAATCAGAAGGCTGCGAAAAAACTCGAACTTGAGGAGCACGAGAATCTAAGAAATCAGAAGACTTTGGAAAAGGTCGAACTCGAGGAAAGCAAAATCGATGAGGTAAAGGAAAAGACTCTGTACGTCATCGAGATGGAAACTGAAAACAAAACTTTGCAATCTAATCAAAATGCAAGCTACGATGATGAATCATACCTCCCTCAGTTGTCAACGCCCGAGTCTTCATCAACCTCAGTTACTCAATCCTTATCCGAAGAAAACCATGAGGAATCTGAATACACAACTAGTGAATACGAGCTGGACTCTCTATCGGGAAACTCTGAAATTCAATGCATTGTAAACAACGAGACTTCAATGGCCGAGAAGATAGGCAAGCCGAGAAAGGTTAAGGAAATAGAAGACAAGGATTGCGAAATGACGAAATTAAAGTTCAGAAGAGGGAAAGTGGTCGATAATCAAAGCGAGAAAAATACTCCGAGAAAGCTTAAATTCCGGAGAGCGAAAACATTGGCAGAGAAAGCAAATGTTAAAGAGAAAGTTGTTCTGAGACACCAAGATTTTGGGGACAAGAAAGATGCACAAGGATTGTTTAACAATGTGATTGAGGAAACTGCAAGCAAACTTGTGGAAGCTAGGAAGAGTAAGGTTAAAGCATTGGTTGGTGCATTTGAAACTGTTATTTCTCTTCAAGAGAAATAA